In the Bombiscardovia apis genome, CCGGACTAAAAAATTCAACATCGGCGGCGATGAAACCTTCGACCTAGGAAAAGGGCAGTCTAAGGTGCTCGCTGAACAGGTTGGCGTTGAAAAACTGTATGCCGACTACGTAGTCAAACTCTGCCAGCATGTGGAAGAGCAGGGACGCGAGCCCATGTTCTGGGGAGATATTGCCGTCTCCACGCCCAAAGTGCTCGACCGACTGCCCAAGGACAATCCCCTGCTCAACTGGCTCTATAGCCCAGAAGTTGACGACGAAAAAGTTAAGATGGTTGCCGACATGGGGCTACCTCAATACGTATGCTCAGCAGTGCAAGCATGGAACGGATTACTGCCCAAGGTCCACGACGCTTGGTCAAACATCTACCGTCTCAACCAATACGGATTGCAGTACGGAGCGGTTGGAGCCATGATTACCGACTGGGGCGACTACGGGCATATAAACGACCCGGTCATGAGTATCCCTGGTATGGTCTATGGCGCTCAATACTCGTGGAATCCGCAGGGCCCCGGTTTTGATCAGATGAACCGGCTCATGGATGAACTCGAATATGGCGACAGGCAGGGCAAGTATGTAGAAGCTTTGGTAGAGGCCAGCGAAGCCGTGGCTTTCAGCTGGGGCGACATGGTGACCTACATGGAGCTTGACGATGGTCAGGGCAGCGTTAACACCGACGTAAGTAGCTTCCTCGCTAGCATCCACACTAAAGAAGAGTGGAGCCTTGAAGACATCACCAGTTTAAGCCAGGCCAGAACACACTATCTTGAACTCATCCTCGATAAGCTCAAGGACGCGTCGAATCTCAATCAGCGGCTAGATCAAGCCAGCAAACAGCTTGCCTCGGTCGTAGCTGGTAGCTCATTGCCAGCTTCACAGACCGGTCAAGCCCAACTCCTATCTGTTGAAGGCCAACGCTTGTTCAATCTCTTAGGACTGACTTTGGCGAGCAAACTGGGCTTAACCGATACTCAGACGCAGTCTGGCTTGCCCAGCCCAGAGGAGTTAGCCAGCGAGCTCGAAAACTGGTTTGAAGGTTATCGAGCCCGTTGGCGCCGAGTCAGCAAGGAATCCGAATTGCGGCGTATTTCCGCAATAGTTTGGTCTTACGCCGATATGTTACGCAGGTAAGCCACGCTTATTCTTGCTTATCGTCCCGGTTCGTCTTCTCTGAGGAAGAGCCGGGACAACGCTTATGCAG is a window encoding:
- a CDS encoding beta-N-acetylhexosaminidase, which encodes MSQTVHTSPSSTASSTQLALIPQPSKLSITGSPILMPCQGRISYQGPQENSFSSTGNFLAQELASDIEESTGFSWQCAQGSAWKAWISLQIDSSLAAQEYRIVIDERQPSPVNLIGGDMEGLRYAVQTLRQIFKQSAPLLPQLRIEDKPVFAVRSYSLDVTRGRVPTMAWLKAWANKLAYYKYNQLQLYIEHTFAFDGMSESWRGTSPLQPQDIIEFDTYCAQLGIELVPSLSTFGHHYMTLRTQTYRRLGEFPQDAERPYSFIERQEHHTLNVADQDAFAFSCAIIDAYAPLFRTKKFNIGGDETFDLGKGQSKVLAEQVGVEKLYADYVVKLCQHVEEQGREPMFWGDIAVSTPKVLDRLPKDNPLLNWLYSPEVDDEKVKMVADMGLPQYVCSAVQAWNGLLPKVHDAWSNIYRLNQYGLQYGAVGAMITDWGDYGHINDPVMSIPGMVYGAQYSWNPQGPGFDQMNRLMDELEYGDRQGKYVEALVEASEAVAFSWGDMVTYMELDDGQGSVNTDVSSFLASIHTKEEWSLEDITSLSQARTHYLELILDKLKDASNLNQRLDQASKQLASVVAGSSLPASQTGQAQLLSVEGQRLFNLLGLTLASKLGLTDTQTQSGLPSPEELASELENWFEGYRARWRRVSKESELRRISAIVWSYADMLRR